The window TTGCGAATCATTGCTCAACTCGTCTTGGTACTGTTTAAAGTAGTCCACCAACGTGTCCCGGTAAGCAGCCCGACTTTCGTCGTCTCCGAGGGTGTTGAGTTCCACTCGCAAGTCTTGAATGTCTAAGCCTTGAAAAATGTCGATGGCTAAGCGAATCACTTCAGCATCGATTTGAGGGCTTACAGTTCCAATCGTTTCACAACCGATTTGATGAAATTCCCGGTTGTGCGTAGCCCCCGGTCGTTCGTAACGAAACATTGGTCCCATGTAGTAAGTCTTAACTGGTTTGGGGTGTTCTGGTCCAAATAGCTTGTTTTCGACAAACGAGCGGACAATCCCGGCCGTTCCTTCCGGACGTAGCGTGATGCTTCGTCCACCCTTGTCTTCAAATGAATACATTTGTTTCGTCACAATGTCTGAGGAATCCCCGGAGGTCCGACTAAACACGTCCGTCTTTTCTACCAGTGGGGTTCTAATTTCAGCATAGTTATAGCGCGCAAACACGTCACGGGCTGTATCTTCGATTCGTTGCCAGATCGCAGTTTGTTCCGGCAGGATATCTTCCATCCCCCGCACTCGTTTGAATTTTCCGTCCATGAATTCAACCAACTTTCTTTTTTGAGTGTTTAGTTAAATTCTACCATTATTCTCAAATTTTTAATAATTCCCCTGCTAATTCCAAACATTTTTCCATGTCAAAATGGTTACGTACATTAATTTGCAATAGTGGAGTTAGTGTTCGTGATTTTCTTTGATTTCCCCCGCTCTTTCTGCTATTCTATGATATTAATAACAGTCATAGATAATTAGGGG of the Fructilactobacillus cliffordii genome contains:
- the hisS gene encoding histidine--tRNA ligase, which produces MDGKFKRVRGMEDILPEQTAIWQRIEDTARDVFARYNYAEIRTPLVEKTDVFSRTSGDSSDIVTKQMYSFEDKGGRSITLRPEGTAGIVRSFVENKLFGPEHPKPVKTYYMGPMFRYERPGATHNREFHQIGCETIGTVSPQIDAEVIRLAIDIFQGLDIQDLRVELNTLGDDESRAAYRDTLVDYFKQYQDELSNDSQRRLDQNPLRILDSKDRHDQEIVAGAPKLEDSLNERSQQYFAAVKRALDILHVGYTVDDRLVRGLDYYTDTVFEIQAKAPAFGDEYTTICAGGRYNNMVQEFGGPEMGGVGFAFGEERLATVVQADENEHAVDYFICTDTKDKESAEVNRILDGALAKAAELRSSGNIVEVNFQERSMKSQKKEAFKLNAKNIIVIE